The Impatiens glandulifera chromosome 3, dImpGla2.1, whole genome shotgun sequence genome contains a region encoding:
- the LOC124928597 gene encoding uncharacterized protein LOC124928597 isoform X2 encodes MNIWIAMHDPTESRTSAKSSRWPYLREIQPLARPRNSPCSVAFTSSVAYPCFVAGPAAWLRSEWLSCSRSINQNTIHLRRSYFIPTPEFPFSLVVLAFVDAQGERKREPSPIDLHAVHLHRLFRWDNRRRVAGETENISYGVSFGFSRDIIMEIKWELSLERGSYSNGRSSLRNFKSPIHEEPSDSVIYISRATVR; translated from the exons GACTTCCGCTAAATCCAGTCGCTGGCCGTACCTCCGCGAAATCCAGCCGCTCGCCAGACCTAGAAATAGCCCTTGCTCGGTCGCCTTCACTTCCTCGGTTGCCTACCCTTGTTTTGTCGCCGGACCAGCCGCTTGGCTTCGCTCGGAGTGGCTCTCGTGTTCTCGAAGCATCAATCAGAACACTATACATCTTCGCCGTTCTTACTTCATACCGACACCGGAGTTTCCCTTCTCACTCGTCGTTCTCGCCTTTGTCGACGCTCAAG GAGAACGAAAGCGTGAGCCATCACCGATCGATCTGCACGCTGTTCATCTGCATCGTCTTTTCAG ATGGGATAACCGAAGGCGTGTAGCTGGTGAAACTGAGAACATCTCATATGGGGTATCTTTTGGATTTAGTAGAGATATTATCATGGAGATTAAATGGGAGTTATCCCTTGAAAGGGGGAGTTATTCAAATGGAAGAAGTTCGCTAAGAAATTTTAAGTCTCCAATTCACGAAGAACCTTCAG ACAGTGTTATTTATATCTCTCGCGCGACAGTTAGATaa